From Trichoderma atroviride chromosome 1, complete sequence, one genomic window encodes:
- a CDS encoding uncharacterized protein (EggNog:ENOG41), protein MAPSVSSLQYESTSASQSRRSPKGGLTFRIRGVPLSWDKKQLQVYLEHQEPDLQPLVKSLASEVDGYSKTATVIFQSPLPAEKTSRPWNISLPESDNHDDDLSVSALPLRVDGAFLGITTLFAPPVEDHGVDIVAVSGLGGHAYGSFKDKNGNYMWLQDALPFDITDDDNHHPMARIMIYGHNSAVPRSNSVQDIDDLSSALHSSLLSLVQAPQPKPIILMGHSLGGLIIKKALINLSKSPSQGDQTLFRAIYGIVFFGVPHGGMDIASLIPMVGDGPNRPLVESIGASSSILDDLEVNFHPSLGGQGEKEVTCFYETEQSPTARQDEKGRWSMSGPPTILVTESSAVHCRSWENDNIHIRPIARSHSDIVKFGPGDSYYKDVRDRLYGLVQRAMMLEAQ, encoded by the exons ATGGCACCTTCTGTTTCCAGCCTTCAATATGAATCAACCTCCGCTTCGCAAAGCAGGAGGAGCCCGAAAGGCGGGTTAACTTTCCGGATACGAGGTGTACCTCTAAGCTGGGATAAAAAACAATTGCAAGTCTATCTAGAGCACCAAGAGCCCGATTTGCAGCCACTTGTCAAATCTCTTGCGTCTGAAGTGGATGGCTACTCTAAAACCGCTACCGTAATTTTCCAGAGCCCATTGCCTGCGGAGAAAACCAGCAGGCCTTGGAATATCTCACTGCCGGAATCAGACAACCATGATGACGACTTATCTGTCTCAGCCCTACCTTTGAGAGTAGATGGGGCCTTTCTCGGCATTACTACTCTGTTTGCGCCTCCTGTAGAAGATCATGGTGTTGA TATCGTCGCTGTCTCTGGCCTTGGTGGACATGCTTACGGGTCcttcaaagacaagaatgGGAACTACATGTGGTTGCAAGATGCCCTTCCATTTGATATCACTGATGATGATAACCATCATCCAATGGCCCGTATCATGATATACGGCCATAATTCGGCTGTTCCAAGAAGTAACAGTGTGCAAGATATTGACGACTTGTCCTCCGCATTACACTCAAGCCTCTTATCTCTTGTTCAGGCTCCACAGCCAAAGCCTATTATTCTTATGGGTCATAGCTTGGGCGGCTTGATCATCAAGAAG GCATTGATCAATCTGTCCAAGTCTCCCAGCCAGGGCGACCAAACCCTTTTCCGAGCGATTTATGGGATCGTCTTTTTCGGTGTTCCACATGGCGGTATGGACATTGCGTCTCTTATACCCATGGTCGGTGATGGGCCTAACCGTCCCCTTGTCGAGTCGATTGGAGCGTCGTCTTCTATTCTAGATGATTTGGAAGTGAATTTCCACCCGTCTTTGGGTGGTcagggagagaaagaagtCACTTGCTTCTACGAGACAGAGCAATCGCCGACCGCGCGGCAG GATGAAAAGGGCAGATGGAGCATGAGCGGCCCTCCAACCATCCTTGTTACCGAATCTTCAGCGGTTCATTGTCGCTCATGGGAAAATGATAACATTCACATACGCCCTATCGCACGATCGCACTCTGATATCGTCAAGTTCGGTCCAGGCGACAGTTATTATAAAGATGTCCGAGATAGGCTCTACGGACTCGTTCAGCGAGCTATGATGCTAGAAGCACAGTGA